Proteins from a genomic interval of Candidatus Dormiibacterota bacterium:
- a CDS encoding helicase C-terminal domain-containing protein, whose amino-acid sequence MDRTFVALDLETTGLTPRLDRIIEVGAVRFQGDQVLATFQSLVRPEVGIPRAVQELTGIHDADVAAAPQPEEVLAQLIDFVGTSGVVAHSGNFDLSFLVGGDAQPAYVLFDTLDLSRIMLPAVPSHSLPHLSRQLGLSHPHPHRALSDADAARQLFRYLWQFARGFPDDLLDRMVELADGWPHPIHYFLKEARGAGSNGVESLPLAATSPVSVVRPDTPSTDPQAIRALLGPDGPMAGLLDDYELRESQLQMTLAIAQLYARGGRLLVEAGPGTGKSLAYLVPAVHHAVASGERVVVATNTITLQEQLFSKDIPFMRSWLPFDFKAALLKGRANYVSLRRWNRYLNAPSRRADGSWFHDEVKFKLRMLVWLAQTRHGDRSEIKLNGFDELFWLRAASTADDCLAAHCENYKTQRCFYWNSRRGAQDADLIVTNHALLLADALNGGSVLPPHTHLVVDEAHQLEETAVDALTQRVGEEEILESIDGALTWFRAAVGQPGDAVRTSAAEAKQGVTDFFQEVRAIIRQRQPDVPPRPSREEPVVLDTALRTSSEIVPLSGLAARLADQAMRLRRALDDAANQLPLESNPHAQRELDLFVTQLQGRVDLIRQALLQPKPDRLYWIRSERRSGRPLVQAAPTMAGRELQSRAFAGKDTVVFTSATLAVADSFEYFKRGVGLEALSTHEMVLASPFDYLSQALLCLPTDLKDLSDVAFLDQVSGVVGDIAQAIGGRTLVLFTSHQQLRDVADRLRVRTSRGDLTVLAQNLDGTRRQLLAQFQEDPRSILLGSSSFWEGIDVPGDALSCVVIVRLPFRVPSDPLQLARSATLADPFGQLALPEAVLRLKQGFGRLIRRQSDRGAVVLMDHRIANRTYGTAFLDALPRAAVHLGHCDEMAQAIAQWLARGREVTRPRNPDRSSRVGT is encoded by the coding sequence ATCGAAGTCGGCGCCGTTCGGTTCCAGGGTGATCAGGTGCTCGCCACGTTCCAGTCCCTCGTCCGTCCCGAGGTCGGCATCCCGCGCGCCGTGCAGGAACTGACCGGGATCCATGATGCCGACGTGGCCGCGGCGCCCCAACCGGAGGAGGTGCTGGCGCAACTGATCGACTTCGTCGGGACGAGCGGGGTGGTGGCGCACAGCGGTAACTTCGACCTGTCGTTCCTGGTCGGTGGCGACGCGCAGCCCGCGTATGTGCTGTTTGACACCCTTGACCTGTCGCGGATCATGCTGCCGGCCGTGCCCAGCCACAGCCTGCCGCACCTTTCACGCCAGCTCGGCCTGAGCCACCCACATCCCCATCGCGCGCTATCGGACGCGGACGCCGCGCGGCAACTCTTTCGCTACCTCTGGCAGTTTGCGCGTGGCTTCCCGGACGACCTGCTGGACCGGATGGTGGAGCTCGCCGACGGCTGGCCGCATCCGATCCACTATTTCCTGAAGGAGGCGCGGGGCGCCGGTTCCAACGGGGTCGAGAGCCTGCCACTTGCCGCTACGTCACCCGTCAGTGTCGTCCGCCCCGACACGCCCTCGACCGATCCACAGGCGATCCGAGCCCTGCTCGGCCCTGATGGCCCGATGGCGGGGCTGCTCGACGACTACGAGCTCCGCGAATCACAACTGCAGATGACGCTCGCCATCGCCCAGCTGTACGCCCGGGGCGGTCGCCTCCTCGTCGAAGCCGGCCCGGGTACCGGCAAGTCACTCGCGTACCTCGTGCCCGCTGTTCACCATGCGGTCGCCAGCGGTGAGCGCGTCGTGGTGGCGACCAACACGATCACCCTGCAGGAGCAGCTCTTCTCGAAGGACATTCCGTTCATGCGCAGCTGGCTGCCATTCGACTTCAAAGCCGCACTCCTAAAGGGTCGCGCCAACTACGTCAGCTTGCGGCGCTGGAACCGCTACCTCAATGCGCCCAGCCGGCGCGCCGATGGCAGCTGGTTCCACGACGAGGTGAAGTTCAAGCTGCGGATGCTGGTCTGGCTGGCGCAGACGCGTCATGGTGATCGCTCCGAGATCAAGCTCAACGGATTCGACGAGCTGTTCTGGCTGCGCGCGGCGTCGACCGCCGACGATTGTCTCGCCGCCCATTGCGAAAACTACAAGACCCAGCGCTGCTTCTATTGGAATAGCCGCCGGGGGGCACAGGACGCCGACCTGATCGTGACCAACCACGCGCTCCTGCTGGCCGACGCGCTCAACGGCGGCTCCGTCCTCCCGCCTCACACGCACCTCGTGGTGGACGAGGCGCACCAGTTGGAAGAAACCGCGGTCGACGCGCTCACCCAGCGCGTGGGGGAGGAGGAGATACTGGAAAGCATCGACGGGGCGCTCACCTGGTTCCGCGCCGCGGTAGGCCAGCCTGGCGACGCCGTCCGCACGTCGGCTGCCGAGGCGAAGCAGGGCGTTACCGATTTCTTCCAGGAGGTCCGGGCCATCATCAGGCAGCGACAGCCGGACGTCCCGCCGCGACCCTCACGCGAAGAGCCCGTCGTTCTCGACACGGCGCTGCGGACATCGTCGGAGATCGTGCCACTCTCCGGGCTGGCTGCCAGGCTCGCCGACCAGGCGATGCGGCTTCGTCGCGCCCTGGATGATGCCGCCAACCAGTTGCCGCTGGAGAGCAATCCGCACGCCCAGCGGGAACTGGACCTCTTTGTGACCCAGCTCCAGGGGCGAGTGGACCTGATCCGCCAGGCCCTGCTCCAGCCAAAGCCCGACCGCCTCTACTGGATCCGCAGCGAACGCCGCTCGGGCCGTCCGCTGGTGCAGGCGGCCCCCACGATGGCCGGCCGGGAACTGCAGTCACGAGCCTTCGCCGGCAAGGACACCGTGGTCTTCACCTCCGCCACGCTGGCGGTGGCCGATTCCTTCGAGTACTTCAAGCGCGGTGTCGGGCTCGAAGCACTGAGCACGCACGAGATGGTGCTGGCCTCACCCTTCGATTACCTATCGCAAGCGCTGCTCTGTCTGCCCACCGACCTCAAGGATCTCAGCGACGTTGCCTTCCTTGACCAGGTAAGCGGCGTCGTGGGCGATATCGCCCAAGCGATCGGTGGCCGAACTCTGGTGTTGTTCACGTCCCATCAACAGCTGCGGGATGTCGCCGATCGGCTGCGGGTTCGCACCTCGCGCGGCGATCTGACGGTGCTGGCGCAGAACCTGGACGGCACCCGCCGCCAGTTGCTGGCGCAATTCCAGGAAGATCCGCGCAGCATCCTGTTAGGGAGTAGCAGCTTTTGGGAAGGGATCGACGTCCCCGGCGATGCGCTCTCCTGCGTGGTGATCGTCCGGCTGCCCTTCAGAGTTCCCAGTGATCCGCTGCAGCTGGCCCGAAGCGCGACGCTCGCCGATCCTTTCGGGCAGCTGGCGCTGCCGGAGGCCGTGCTTCGCCTCAAACAGGGCTTTGGTCGCCTGATCCGGCGTCAAAGCGATCGTGGCGCGGTCGTGCTCATGGATCACCGGATCGCGAACCGGACGTACGGGACGGCGTTTCTGGATGCCCTCCCTCGCGCCGCGGTACACCTCGGGCACTGCGATGAGATGGCGCAAGCCATTGCCCAGTGGCTGGCCCGCGGCCGAGAGGTCACGCGGCCCCGCAATCCTGACCGCTCCAGCCGGGTCGGGACGTGA